CCGAGGCCGGGCACGACCTGCGCCGGTTCGCCTCCGACCTGCTGGAACGGCTGCGCGACCTGATCGTCCTCCAGCAGGTGCCGGACGCCGCCGCCAAGGGCCTGATCGACGGCCCGGCCGACCAGATCGAGCGGATGGCGGCCCAGGCCCAGCAGCTCGGCCCGGCCACCCTGTCCCGCTGCGCGGACATCGTGCACAACGGGCTGGTCGAGATGCGCGGCACCACCGCGCCCCGGCTGCTGCTGGAGCTGATCTGCGCCCGGATGCTGCTGCCCGGCGTGGACGACTCCACCGGCGGCCTGCTCCAGCGCCTGGAACGGATGGAACGCCGGCTCACCCTGGGTGGGTCCGAGCCGCCGCCGGCCGCCGCCGGTCCCGCGCCGGTCGCCCACCCCCCTGCGGTACGCCAGGAGTCTCCCGCCCCGACCGCGGCTGCCGCCGCGTCCGACCCGCAGACCGCCGGCCAGCCGGCGGCTGCCGACGCCCCCTCCGGTGCCGCCGCCGCCCGCGCCGCCCTGGCCGCCGGCTCCCGGACCGCCACCCCCGGCGGCTCCCGTCCCGCCCCGTCCACCGGTCCGGCCCCGGCCGCGGCCGGGGCCCCCTCGCCGACCGAGCGACCCGGTGGCTCCGCTCCGGCCGGTTCGGCGGGCAACGGGCCGGCCACCCCGGTCAGCAACGGGCCGGCCACCCCGGCACACCGGGCGGTGCCGCCGTCCGCCGTCATGCCCGATCCGGCCACCCCCGAGCCGCCCCGGCCCGGCTCCGCCGCCCCCGGCGCGCTGGACGCGGTCGCGGTACGCCGGGTCTGGCCGGACATCGTGGCGAAGGTCAACCGGATCAAGAAGCCGGCCGCCGCCCTGATGCGGGACGCGGTGGTCCGCGACATCGACGGCGACACCCTGGTGCTGACCGTGAAGTCCCCGGTCCTCGCCCAGATGATGGCCCACCACACCTCGGTCCTGGCCGAGGCGCTCTACGAGGAGTTCGGCGGCCGTTGGCAGATCCGCTGCGAGGTGGCCGGTGAGCGCGGTGGCGCCGCCCTCGGCGGACCACCCCGGTCGACCGCCCGCCCGGCCCCGGCGACCGCGCCCCCACCGACCGCGCCCCCACCGACCGGTGGCGCTCCCGTTCCCGGTGCCTCCTCCGCCGGCTCGTCCGGTCCGGGCGGCTCCACACCCGGCGGATCCACACCCGGCGGCCTCGACTCCGGTCCGGGCGGCTCCGCACCCGGCGGCCCCGACTCCGGTCGGGCGTCCGGCCCGGACGGTGCGAATGGTCCCGGCAGCCGGAACGGCGGGGGTCCCGCCACCGGCGGTGCGCCGACCGGGCTCGGCCCCGCGCACGGCGGTCCGGGTGGACCGGCCGGAGGTGGCCAGAACGGCACCTCGCCAACCGGCCCCGCCGACGTGGCCGATGATGACGGGGGTTGGCCGGAACCGGCCCGCCCCGGCGGTGCCGCCCGCCCCGGTGATGCCGCCGGTGGGGACGGCGATTGGCCGGAAGCGGCCCGCCCCGGCGGTGCCACCGCGGGTGCCGACTGGCCGGAGCCGGCGCGCCCCGGTGGGGCCACGGCGACCGCCGCCACCGCCACGGCGACCGTGACGGCGGCTCCTGTCGTACCGCAGGCGAGCGGGTCCCCGCAGCCCCCGGTGAGCAGCGCGATCGCGGCGGCCCGCGCGGCGGCGGCCGCGGCGACCGCCGGGGCCGGCAAGGGTCCGCGCACCGCGCCCGCCGCCCGGAAGACCGCCGACGCGGAGTGGGCCGGCGAGCCGCCATACGACCCGGACTACGACGGGCCGCTGCGGAGTGGCGGTGCGCCGACGGCCGCTACCCCGGCCACCCCGGCGTACGAGGGCTTCGACCCGGGCGACGAGCCGCTGGACGAGGTGATCGACGAGCGGACCGCCCGGCAGTCGAGCGAGGAGCAGGCGGTGCAGCTGC
This genomic interval from Micromonospora sp. CCTCC AA 2012012 contains the following:
- a CDS encoding DNA polymerase III subunit gamma and tau codes for the protein MALALYRKYRPRTFAELIGQEHVTEPLSQALRSGRLNHAYLFSGPRGCGKTSSARILARSLNCEQGPTPEPCGRCESCRSLATDGAGSIDVIEIDAASHGGVDDARELREKAFFAPANSRFKIYVIDEAHMVSSAGFNALLKLVEEPPEYVKFIFATTEPEKVLGTIKSRTHHYPFRLIPPKVLRPYLEQLTEAEGVKVEPAVFPLVVRAGGGSARDSLSVLDQLIAGAGPEGVSYARAAALLGVTDSALIDEMCDALAAGDGRAAYATVDRVAEAGHDLRRFASDLLERLRDLIVLQQVPDAAAKGLIDGPADQIERMAAQAQQLGPATLSRCADIVHNGLVEMRGTTAPRLLLELICARMLLPGVDDSTGGLLQRLERMERRLTLGGSEPPPAAAGPAPVAHPPAVRQESPAPTAAAAASDPQTAGQPAAADAPSGAAAARAALAAGSRTATPGGSRPAPSTGPAPAAAGAPSPTERPGGSAPAGSAGNGPATPVSNGPATPAHRAVPPSAVMPDPATPEPPRPGSAAPGALDAVAVRRVWPDIVAKVNRIKKPAAALMRDAVVRDIDGDTLVLTVKSPVLAQMMAHHTSVLAEALYEEFGGRWQIRCEVAGERGGAALGGPPRSTARPAPATAPPPTAPPPTGGAPVPGASSAGSSGPGGSTPGGSTPGGLDSGPGGSAPGGPDSGRASGPDGANGPGSRNGGGPATGGAPTGLGPAHGGPGGPAGGGQNGTSPTGPADVADDDGGWPEPARPGGAARPGDAAGGDGDWPEAARPGGATAGADWPEPARPGGATATAATATATVTAAPVVPQASGSPQPPVSSAIAAARAAAAAATAGAGKGPRTAPAARKTADAEWAGEPPYDPDYDGPLRSGGAPTAATPATPAYEGFDPGDEPLDEVIDERTARQSSEEQAVQLLREAFGAEKIDEVDAR